The region CCACCGTAGGTTCGAGGGCGATCCGGTCGATGGGCAGTTGCCCCAGGTGATAGCCCAAAGCCTGATCGTCCGGCACCACCAGGCCGTCATACACATTGGCCAGCACCCGCGCCGCCACTGGGTTGGGCGCGGCGACGATCCGATGGCGAAAACCCAGCCCGGTGAGTTCGGCCCGCAACCGCGTTTCGAACTGCGGCCAGGCACCAAACAGACCGAGGCTGGACTCGATTTCAAACACCACGGCGCGGGGATAATGAACGCTGACCTGAGCACTGAATCGATAGGCCCAGGCCGCGAGAAACTGCTGCCAATGTTCGATCTCGGCGGCATCGTACTCGGCGGTGACAAAGCCTTTGCTCAGGGCCTGGGCGGCGGTCATGGACTGGCCTGGGCGCAAACCCAACGCCCTGGCGGAACCGTTGACCGCTTGCAACACCCGGCGCTGGGCCGGGCCAGTCAGCAGCACCAGCGGCTCATCGGGATTGGGGCGCTGGCGCAGGACGGCATCCATCGCCAATTGCGGGAAAAGAATGCAAACCCAGCGCATGGCAGCCTCAATGCCCCACGGCAAACGCAATCGGCGCCGTGCGGGCCAGTCCGCCGCGACACTTGAGGACGCGCAATTGCGCAGGCCGGGCATCGATGGCAATGCGCAAAGCGGCTGGCGAAGGGTTAATCGCCTCTTTGATCGAGCGGTAGGCGAAGGCCAGGGTCTGACCGGTTTCCGCCGCCACCTGCAAGCGGCGCAAGGCTCGGTCATCGGCCTTGTGCGGCCAGCACAATACGGCGCCGCAACTGCCCGAGCGCAGGCATTGTTCCACCGCCCACAAGGCATCACGTTCGCCCGCCTGGATAATCGACAACTGGCGCAGATCAACCCCGGCGTTCTGCCAAGCCTGGGGATACGGCACGTAGGGCGGCGCCACCAGCACGATGCGCTCACCCGCCGCCGACAACCGCGCCAACGCCGGCCACACCAGTTGCAGTTCACCCACGCCCTGTGCGGCGAGAAGGATTTCAGTCAGTGCTGCTTCCGGCCAACCACCGCTGGGCAGTGCGGCATCCAGCG is a window of Pseudomonas sp. DC1.2 DNA encoding:
- the imuA gene encoding translesion DNA synthesis-associated protein ImuA, with the protein product MGAVVALDTLFNGGQVWKGRPAPPAVSPQPTGYCALDAALPSGGWPEAALTEILLAAQGVGELQLVWPALARLSAAGERIVLVAPPYVPYPQAWQNAGVDLRQLSIIQAGERDALWAVEQCLRSGSCGAVLCWPHKADDRALRRLQVAAETGQTLAFAYRSIKEAINPSPAALRIAIDARPAQLRVLKCRGGLARTAPIAFAVGH